A genomic window from Candidatus Pelagisphaera phototrophica includes:
- a CDS encoding alpha/beta hydrolase family protein: MNTHAKFLSFLAVLGISVGVFATVDTDPLFLHEVITKDQLRKGHHWTPGEANLKMKEYGGTWKDKASWENRAASIRKGILKGLYWNKMPQIEGNFNPIIHSRREMDGYVVQNIAIQSFPGYYITGNLYSPLKPAERNPAILCPHGHLADKRLKEDVQKRSASFARLGAIVFAYDMVGYAEATQTTHKMPIAALLQTWNSKRVLDYLVSRSDVDSSRIGMTGGSGGGTQTFVLTAIDDRITVSAPVVQVSAHFFGGCVCESGMPIHKGVEYETNNVEIAAMAAPRPLLLVSNGADWTRNSPRIEYPYIRSVYALYDAEHNAEHVHLFNEGHDYGYSKRTSVYPFFAHHLGLNYKRIPYDNGFDESFVTVMPREELYVFDEDHPRPADALIGDNAVMDYLGFER, translated from the coding sequence ATGAATACTCATGCTAAGTTCTTGTCATTCCTCGCTGTACTAGGAATCTCCGTTGGCGTTTTTGCTACCGTAGACACCGACCCATTGTTTCTTCACGAAGTGATTACCAAGGATCAGTTGAGAAAGGGGCATCACTGGACTCCAGGGGAAGCGAACCTGAAAATGAAGGAGTACGGAGGGACATGGAAGGACAAGGCTTCGTGGGAAAATAGAGCGGCTTCGATTCGCAAGGGTATCTTGAAAGGGCTATATTGGAACAAGATGCCGCAAATTGAAGGGAACTTTAATCCTATTATCCACAGTCGGCGGGAGATGGATGGCTACGTAGTTCAAAATATCGCCATTCAGAGCTTCCCAGGTTACTATATCACGGGGAATCTGTATTCGCCCTTGAAACCCGCTGAGCGGAATCCCGCTATTCTCTGTCCGCATGGGCATCTGGCAGACAAGCGATTGAAAGAAGACGTACAAAAACGGAGTGCTTCCTTTGCCCGATTAGGAGCGATCGTTTTTGCCTACGACATGGTCGGTTACGCGGAGGCAACCCAAACCACCCATAAAATGCCCATTGCTGCCTTGTTGCAGACGTGGAACAGTAAGAGGGTTTTGGACTATTTGGTTTCGCGGTCGGACGTGGACAGTTCCCGAATTGGCATGACCGGTGGCTCAGGCGGAGGCACACAGACATTTGTTCTGACGGCGATTGATGATCGCATAACTGTATCCGCTCCCGTAGTACAAGTATCGGCTCATTTCTTTGGAGGCTGCGTTTGCGAGAGCGGTATGCCGATTCATAAGGGAGTAGAATATGAGACGAACAATGTGGAAATTGCCGCTATGGCAGCGCCGCGACCCTTGTTGCTCGTTTCCAACGGAGCTGATTGGACGCGTAACTCACCGCGAATTGAGTATCCCTATATACGGAGCGTTTATGCTCTGTATGACGCCGAACATAATGCGGAGCATGTCCATTTGTTTAATGAAGGCCATGACTATGGCTATTCCAAGCGGACATCAGTCTATCCGTTCTTTGCCCATCATCTGGGGCTCAACTACAAGCGAATCCCTTACGATAACGGATTCGACGAGAGCTTCGTGACGGTGATGCCGCGAGAGGAGCTCTATGTCTTTGATGAAGACCATCCTAGACCAGCAGATGCTCTTATTGGCGATAATGCGGTAATGGACTATTTGGGTTTTGAAAGGTAG
- a CDS encoding aldose 1-epimerase family protein, which yields MLTESRHEAAPTGKGNDFHRWASACSVLRMGADSDNAAHCKRWSCVMVVFSLLLAMVVLPIASFGSKIVSIENDTLRVSINARGAELWSIRHKESDTEYLWQGKPEYWVNRAPVMFPVNVRFKDNRFSYKGDSYEIPKMGMAVYSDFEVEKSRDGCSVVFLLKSNEETQKRYPFDFVFKVIYRLKGNRLANEFVIENEGGETMYFATGGHPGFNCPFVDGRDRSDYQISFSKKLSVKRSEIVDSLIQKTEVPFLNNEDSFTLDDSRIPNGGMFQKDMKARKISIGRTGEAPYLTLDLGDFPNVNLWSPPGMPFVCIEPMVSHHDLQDSPMDIEEKSYLIPLEPGKTKRYAFSVIVNHNGTL from the coding sequence ATGCTAACAGAATCGCGGCATGAAGCCGCTCCTACGGGAAAAGGCAATGATTTCCACCGTTGGGCGAGCGCTTGCTCAGTACTGCGTATGGGGGCGGATTCGGATAACGCGGCACATTGCAAGCGTTGGTCATGTGTAATGGTAGTTTTTTCGCTTTTGTTGGCAATGGTGGTGCTTCCAATTGCATCCTTTGGTTCCAAGATCGTTTCGATTGAAAACGATACTTTACGAGTTTCGATTAACGCCCGAGGAGCGGAGCTTTGGAGCATACGTCACAAAGAATCAGATACGGAGTATTTGTGGCAAGGGAAGCCTGAATATTGGGTAAATCGAGCTCCAGTGATGTTTCCGGTTAATGTTCGCTTCAAAGACAATCGCTTTTCTTACAAGGGAGATTCCTACGAGATCCCAAAAATGGGGATGGCTGTATATTCCGACTTTGAGGTTGAGAAAAGCCGGGATGGATGCTCCGTCGTTTTCTTACTTAAGTCGAATGAGGAAACACAGAAGCGATACCCATTTGATTTTGTCTTCAAGGTGATCTACCGATTGAAGGGGAATCGATTGGCCAACGAGTTTGTGATAGAGAACGAGGGAGGTGAAACAATGTATTTTGCTACGGGTGGTCACCCCGGGTTTAATTGTCCATTTGTGGATGGCAGGGATCGGAGTGATTATCAGATTAGCTTTTCAAAGAAATTGTCGGTAAAACGTAGTGAAATTGTGGATAGTTTAATCCAGAAAACGGAGGTACCCTTTTTGAATAACGAAGACTCTTTTACTTTGGACGATTCCCGTATCCCCAATGGGGGAATGTTTCAGAAAGACATGAAAGCGAGAAAGATTAGTATCGGGAGGACAGGGGAAGCACCATACCTAACGCTAGATTTGGGTGATTTTCCCAACGTTAATCTCTGGTCCCCTCCAGGGATGCCCTTTGTCTGTATCGAGCCGATGGTGAGCCATCACGATCTGCAGGATTCGCCGATGGACATCGAGGAGAAGTCTTATTTGATTCCCTTAGAGCCGGGAAAGACAAAACGGTACGCTTTCTCCGTGATTGTTAACCACAACGGGACTTTGTAG
- a CDS encoding sugar ABC transporter ATP-binding protein, whose amino-acid sequence MPASVADSLIPVLEMKEIVKTFPGVKALKAVSLKLKKGEALGLVGENGAGKSTLIKTLGGVHLPESGEIRLGGQCVSLTTPSVSQSHGIAIIYQEFNLAPNLTSSENLFLGKEVTRHGFINHSREEDLTRELFYRLGMDIDPRAKCRDLTVAEQQTVEIARALAADAQIIVMDEPTAALSKQEVDKLLAIIEDLKREGISIIYISHRLEEVFAIADRITVLRDGESVGESATADVSKNQLIEWMVGRPMEEEFPKRKVDRGPVCLKVEGLSRGCAVQDVSFELHEGEVLGLAGLVGSGRTETARLLFGADPADSGSIFMKGAKIDLGNPRDSIERGICLLTEDRKEQGLILIHSSVENFGLPNLKEFQENVFISQGAEVDAFKGHVNSLKIRLSNPSRKVGELSGGNQQKVVIAKWLQRNADIFIFDEPTRGIDVGAKYEIYLLINQLVKGGKSVLLISSELPEVIGMSDRIIVMKEGRIQGIVNDAQRASQEEVLEIALGE is encoded by the coding sequence ATGCCCGCTTCTGTTGCAGATTCTCTAATACCTGTCCTTGAGATGAAGGAAATCGTGAAGACATTTCCAGGGGTAAAGGCTTTGAAAGCAGTGTCGCTGAAGTTGAAAAAGGGGGAGGCCTTGGGTTTGGTTGGGGAGAATGGAGCGGGGAAAAGTACGCTCATAAAAACGCTCGGTGGAGTTCACTTGCCAGAATCTGGAGAAATACGATTAGGGGGGCAATGTGTGTCACTCACCACGCCATCCGTTTCTCAGTCGCACGGAATCGCGATCATCTATCAGGAGTTTAATTTAGCCCCAAATCTTACTTCTAGTGAAAACCTTTTTTTAGGCAAAGAAGTGACGCGACATGGATTCATCAACCACAGTCGCGAGGAGGATCTTACTCGCGAGCTATTTTATCGCTTGGGGATGGACATTGATCCGCGAGCGAAATGTCGGGATCTTACGGTTGCGGAACAGCAGACCGTGGAAATTGCGCGGGCTCTAGCGGCGGATGCTCAGATAATTGTAATGGATGAGCCGACCGCGGCGCTTAGCAAGCAAGAGGTCGATAAGCTTCTAGCTATAATCGAGGATTTAAAGCGGGAGGGAATATCGATCATCTATATCAGCCATCGGCTGGAGGAAGTCTTTGCGATTGCCGATAGAATTACGGTCCTGCGCGATGGTGAGAGCGTTGGCGAATCGGCTACAGCCGATGTATCTAAAAACCAGCTGATTGAATGGATGGTGGGTCGTCCCATGGAGGAGGAGTTTCCGAAGCGAAAAGTAGACCGGGGACCTGTATGCTTGAAAGTGGAAGGACTGTCACGGGGTTGTGCCGTGCAGGATGTTAGTTTTGAACTCCATGAGGGTGAAGTTTTGGGACTGGCCGGGCTTGTGGGGTCCGGAAGAACCGAAACGGCTCGATTGTTGTTTGGAGCGGATCCGGCAGATTCAGGATCGATCTTCATGAAGGGGGCTAAAATTGATTTGGGAAATCCGAGGGATTCTATCGAGCGTGGAATCTGTTTGCTGACGGAGGATCGGAAAGAGCAGGGCTTGATCCTCATTCATTCGTCTGTCGAAAATTTTGGACTACCCAATCTCAAAGAGTTCCAAGAAAACGTCTTCATTAGCCAAGGTGCGGAAGTCGACGCATTCAAGGGCCATGTCAACAGTTTGAAAATCAGGCTATCCAATCCTTCTCGGAAAGTAGGGGAACTCTCTGGAGGGAACCAGCAAAAAGTTGTAATTGCAAAGTGGCTACAGCGCAATGCGGATATTTTTATTTTTGATGAACCCACACGAGGTATTGACGTTGGGGCCAAATACGAAATTTATCTGTTGATCAACCAACTCGTGAAAGGGGGCAAATCGGTCCTGTTGATAAGCAGCGAACTTCCCGAAGTTATTGGAATGTCTGACCGGATAATCGTGATGAAAGAGGGACGTATTCAGGGTATAGTTAACGATGCCCAGCGGGCGTCTCAGGAGGAAGTGTTGGAAATAGCTCTAGGAGAATAG
- a CDS encoding ABC transporter permease, with product MRLKTLNFGLGEYGMVLALIGLCVLFSVLTLNRQSGEGIAAERELTKVVLDQFPTEGVVLVVGAENTSSATMAENVYASVVSANRENVRMVVGGPRDLRDELDGLVAESGGLAGIVTGGDASKWLVLEQIEQNYPAFESFEIVVPRERLWPDFLKASNLLAIVERIVVIAIIAIGMTMVIITAGIDLSVGSLIALSAVIGATVVKHMGGPEAAGWVVVLGFFAGTISCGLIGMFAGGLVSRFKVAAFIVTLGIMMMARGLAFMTTGGFSIDQVPDSFVWLAQGRLWGIPNTVILLAVVYSTAHLFMSHTRYGRYIYAVGGNAEAARLTGVPVGTVIVLVYTVSGLAAGLGGCLQASLVRAAAPNMANMYELYVIAAVVVGGTSLSGGSGRMFGTLIGAFIIAVIQNGMNLLGIKSYAQMFTLGAVIVLAVLLDKARQNGGFRRLLRGR from the coding sequence ATGAGATTGAAGACTTTAAATTTCGGATTGGGTGAATATGGCATGGTGCTCGCTCTCATAGGGCTCTGCGTCTTGTTTAGCGTGTTGACCCTGAATCGGCAGTCGGGAGAGGGCATTGCGGCTGAAAGGGAGCTCACTAAGGTTGTGCTTGATCAGTTTCCAACCGAAGGAGTTGTCCTCGTCGTAGGTGCGGAAAACACGTCTTCGGCTACGATGGCGGAGAACGTGTATGCGAGTGTAGTTTCTGCGAACAGAGAAAATGTCCGGATGGTTGTGGGTGGACCCAGAGACCTGCGCGATGAGCTGGATGGGCTTGTCGCTGAGAGTGGTGGGCTCGCTGGGATTGTTACCGGTGGAGACGCTTCCAAGTGGCTCGTATTGGAGCAAATCGAGCAAAACTATCCCGCTTTCGAATCCTTTGAGATAGTCGTGCCACGCGAAAGACTTTGGCCTGATTTCCTAAAAGCGTCCAATCTCCTCGCCATTGTAGAGCGGATTGTGGTGATCGCCATCATAGCCATTGGCATGACGATGGTCATCATAACGGCGGGCATCGATCTTTCCGTCGGCAGTTTGATTGCGTTGTCTGCGGTGATTGGAGCTACCGTGGTTAAGCATATGGGTGGCCCTGAAGCTGCGGGCTGGGTCGTCGTTCTTGGGTTTTTTGCCGGAACTATCAGTTGTGGGCTCATCGGCATGTTTGCGGGTGGGCTGGTTTCACGATTCAAGGTAGCCGCGTTTATCGTTACATTGGGGATCATGATGATGGCTCGGGGGCTCGCCTTCATGACGACGGGTGGTTTCTCCATTGATCAAGTGCCGGACTCGTTTGTTTGGCTAGCGCAGGGTAGGCTTTGGGGGATTCCAAATACAGTCATTCTTTTGGCAGTAGTTTACTCAACCGCCCACTTATTTATGTCTCACACACGTTATGGACGTTACATATACGCAGTGGGTGGAAATGCGGAAGCAGCTCGTTTGACCGGTGTTCCGGTGGGAACGGTGATTGTGCTCGTCTACACCGTAAGTGGACTGGCCGCCGGACTAGGAGGGTGCTTACAAGCCTCTCTCGTACGAGCGGCGGCACCCAACATGGCCAATATGTACGAGCTCTATGTGATCGCTGCCGTAGTAGTGGGGGGAACGAGTCTATCGGGAGGTTCGGGTAGAATGTTTGGTACTCTAATTGGTGCGTTCATTATAGCGGTGATTCAAAATGGGATGAACCTGCTCGGTATTAAGAGCTATGCCCAAATGTTTACACTCGGTGCGGTGATAGTTCTCGCTGTGCTGCTCGACAAAGCCCGCCAAAATGGAGGGTTTCGGCGGTTGTTGCGAGGAAGGTAG
- a CDS encoding substrate-binding domain-containing protein, whose translation MNIRNLLSLLLSVPLILLVSCSNPGSGKGSPVTVRGKIGMTCMDLTNPFFKLIANVMEEEALKYGYSLVALDGANDGAAQNSQLADFVAQGYDAIFLNPADSKAAAEGVRKAHAAGIPVFTFDIQIDDSTVGEMVTSHIGSDNFQGGQLAGKSMMKATGNRGKIAIVGLPEVTSCILRVEGFKDYLKNNGGNLEIVTELNGKGNRNEGFAVTTDILQAHPDIVGIFAINDPSGLGAYAAVAKANLTDRITIVAFDASPAGKQGVFEKKLFDTPQQFPRKMAEGTVQSFIRHLQGDEVNRSIFIPCSHYYYETAVNDESRINEQW comes from the coding sequence ATGAATATTCGAAATCTCCTTTCACTTCTTCTTTCGGTCCCTCTGATTTTGTTGGTATCCTGCTCTAACCCCGGGTCGGGAAAGGGATCGCCTGTTACGGTGAGAGGAAAGATTGGAATGACCTGTATGGACCTGACCAATCCTTTTTTCAAGCTCATAGCTAATGTGATGGAAGAAGAGGCGTTGAAATATGGATACAGCCTTGTCGCATTGGATGGGGCGAACGATGGGGCGGCTCAAAATTCTCAGCTAGCTGACTTTGTGGCCCAGGGCTACGATGCGATTTTCCTGAACCCTGCAGACTCGAAGGCGGCGGCCGAAGGGGTGCGAAAAGCTCATGCTGCTGGGATTCCCGTTTTCACTTTCGATATCCAGATCGATGATTCCACAGTCGGGGAAATGGTGACTTCCCACATTGGCAGTGACAATTTCCAAGGAGGGCAATTAGCGGGGAAGAGCATGATGAAGGCCACGGGGAATCGTGGAAAGATTGCTATTGTTGGCCTACCCGAAGTGACTTCTTGCATCCTGCGGGTGGAGGGTTTCAAGGACTATCTCAAGAACAATGGGGGAAATCTGGAGATCGTCACGGAGCTCAATGGAAAGGGGAATCGAAATGAAGGTTTCGCGGTAACCACGGACATCTTACAAGCTCACCCTGATATAGTCGGGATTTTCGCGATCAATGATCCCTCTGGTTTGGGAGCCTACGCCGCAGTAGCTAAGGCGAATCTGACCGACCGCATTACAATAGTCGCCTTCGATGCCTCTCCTGCTGGGAAGCAAGGGGTTTTCGAGAAGAAGCTCTTCGACACGCCTCAGCAATTTCCTAGAAAAATGGCTGAAGGGACAGTCCAGTCATTCATCCGCCATTTGCAAGGGGATGAGGTGAATAGGAGCATTTTCATACCCTGTTCGCACTACTACTATGAAACAGCGGTCAACGACGAGAGCCGTATTAACGAGCAGTGGTAG
- a CDS encoding AAA family ATPase, whose protein sequence is MKTLIEDSCAKLDNVRKCLSQVIVGQETLIERLLLALLCDGHVLIEGVPGVAKTLVITTLARSMEATFSRVQFTPDLLPSDLIGSLVYDPKEHSFSAEKGPVFANLVLADEINRAPAKVQSALLESMQEKQVTLGKETFPLPHPFLVMATQNPIEQEGTYALPEAQVDRFMFKLKVGYPSMEEEHQVMRRMARTAPKITVDPVIHLNEILDMRTLLDKVYIDEKVERYILRVVDATRNPGSYGLDIARYMRFGASPRATIYLSLAARGYALLNQREFTVPQDIKDVAGDILRHRIALSYRAEAEGLSSDDLIIQILENVPIVDE, encoded by the coding sequence ATGAAGACTTTGATCGAGGATTCCTGCGCAAAGCTGGACAATGTACGCAAATGCTTATCGCAAGTGATAGTCGGGCAAGAGACATTGATTGAGCGTTTGCTACTCGCATTGCTTTGTGATGGGCATGTTCTGATCGAGGGAGTCCCAGGAGTCGCCAAGACACTCGTCATCACCACCTTGGCCCGCTCTATGGAAGCGACTTTTAGCCGCGTCCAGTTCACGCCAGATCTGCTGCCGAGCGATCTGATTGGGAGTCTCGTCTACGATCCGAAGGAGCACAGTTTTTCCGCCGAAAAGGGACCTGTATTCGCTAATTTGGTACTAGCCGACGAAATCAATCGAGCCCCTGCCAAGGTGCAGAGTGCCTTGCTTGAGTCCATGCAGGAAAAGCAAGTAACCTTGGGGAAAGAGACCTTTCCTTTGCCTCATCCCTTTCTGGTGATGGCGACTCAAAATCCGATCGAGCAAGAGGGTACCTATGCACTCCCGGAAGCACAAGTCGACCGGTTCATGTTTAAGCTTAAGGTTGGCTATCCCAGTATGGAAGAGGAGCATCAGGTTATGCGACGTATGGCCCGTACCGCTCCGAAGATTACCGTTGATCCTGTCATTCACCTCAACGAAATCCTCGATATGCGGACCTTGCTAGACAAGGTTTACATCGATGAGAAAGTGGAACGCTACATTTTGCGTGTCGTGGATGCCACGCGTAATCCTGGAAGCTACGGACTCGATATTGCCCGTTACATGCGATTTGGAGCCTCTCCCCGGGCCACTATCTACTTGTCATTGGCCGCTCGCGGCTACGCCCTTCTCAACCAACGGGAGTTCACGGTTCCCCAGGATATCAAGGATGTGGCGGGGGATATTTTGAGGCACCGAATCGCCCTTTCATACCGGGCAGAGGCGGAAGGTTTGAGTTCGGATGACTTGATTATCCAGATTCTGGAAAACGTTCCAATTGTTGATGAATGA
- a CDS encoding DUF58 domain-containing protein: MSLNDDSRLNLLELKCRRPVEHVLAGEYRSVFKGRGIEFEDVRPYFPGDDVRAMDWKVTARTRVPHVKRYVEEREQFFFLLVDLSASTLSDRNGAKRKTVSEFCALLTLAALSNNDRVGLILFTDQVELVVPPAKGRQQSMRILDVLNSYEPKGTGTRIDVALDALGHMARKRSVAFVVSDYYTSDYGIDLQAAGFRHDVIAVNLIEPFELETPDVGLARLRDAESGEERVVDFGTGVGKPNPKNSRIREQMLDCGVDLIDLKVGDDCVLVLATFFKSRQRMLAGESGG, translated from the coding sequence ATGAGTCTTAACGATGACAGTCGGCTCAATTTGCTCGAGTTGAAATGTCGCCGCCCGGTCGAACACGTTTTGGCTGGAGAGTACCGCAGTGTATTCAAAGGGCGGGGAATCGAATTTGAAGACGTTCGTCCTTACTTCCCAGGCGACGATGTTCGGGCAATGGACTGGAAGGTGACGGCCCGCACCAGAGTTCCGCATGTAAAACGCTACGTAGAAGAACGTGAGCAGTTCTTCTTTCTTTTGGTCGACCTGTCCGCGTCTACGTTGAGTGACCGGAATGGGGCAAAACGAAAAACAGTATCTGAATTTTGCGCGCTTTTGACGTTGGCGGCTCTGTCCAATAATGACCGAGTCGGTCTGATCCTGTTTACAGATCAAGTCGAGCTCGTGGTCCCTCCAGCGAAAGGGCGTCAACAGAGTATGCGAATCCTGGATGTGCTTAACTCGTACGAGCCAAAAGGAACAGGTACACGTATCGATGTCGCTCTAGATGCCCTCGGGCATATGGCAAGAAAGCGTTCGGTAGCCTTTGTGGTTTCTGATTACTATACGAGTGACTACGGAATCGACCTTCAAGCAGCGGGATTTCGGCATGATGTGATCGCAGTCAATTTGATCGAGCCTTTTGAGCTGGAGACTCCGGACGTGGGCTTGGCCCGATTGAGGGATGCGGAATCAGGAGAGGAGCGTGTGGTTGATTTTGGGACGGGAGTAGGGAAGCCGAATCCCAAGAATTCCCGGATTAGAGAACAAATGCTCGATTGCGGTGTTGATCTTATCGATTTAAAGGTAGGCGACGATTGCGTCTTGGTCTTAGCGACGTTTTTCAAATCGAGGCAACGAATGTTAGCCGGGGAGTCTGGAGGCTGA
- a CDS encoding VWA domain-containing protein gives MSFAYPWVLLVFPLAAWVALWKSSSTGLTVASLGQWANLEKGRARYLWLLTALELLFYGGLLIALARPQAGSSESIEEAEGIAIELLVDVSSSMDRAIDLPGGGSKTRMEIAKELLEQFILGDGERLTGRSSDLIGLISFARYADTRSPLTFGHKALAQIVGSLEIQDRPNEDGTAYGDALTLACARLENLDELKSLNASRKLAEIESRIVVLLTDGENNSGNHLPLEAAGLAKQWGIRVYTISLGDAGGVQGIDKVFEESEFSTAELTLQRISDETGGVFRRAPNYEALKSIYEEIDSLERSSIETRSFEIVSEWYWLPLTLALLFLCGRMILQTTWLRVAS, from the coding sequence ATGAGTTTCGCTTATCCATGGGTTCTGCTTGTATTTCCTTTGGCGGCTTGGGTCGCATTGTGGAAATCATCTTCCACAGGTTTGACGGTTGCCTCACTCGGACAATGGGCAAATTTAGAGAAGGGACGGGCTCGGTACCTGTGGCTGCTTACCGCGTTGGAACTTCTTTTCTACGGAGGGCTGCTGATTGCGTTGGCGAGACCGCAAGCCGGATCGAGTGAATCGATTGAGGAAGCGGAGGGAATCGCGATTGAACTACTCGTAGATGTGTCGAGCAGCATGGATCGCGCGATCGACCTTCCCGGCGGAGGGAGCAAGACTAGAATGGAGATTGCCAAGGAATTGCTGGAGCAGTTCATTCTGGGGGATGGGGAGCGCCTGACGGGGCGGTCGAGTGATCTGATTGGACTGATTAGCTTTGCCCGGTATGCGGATACGCGAAGTCCCTTGACTTTTGGGCACAAAGCCTTGGCCCAAATTGTAGGGAGCCTAGAGATACAGGATCGACCCAATGAAGATGGTACCGCCTATGGGGACGCGTTGACCCTCGCTTGCGCCAGATTGGAGAATTTGGATGAACTGAAGTCTTTGAATGCCTCGCGCAAGCTCGCGGAGATCGAGAGTCGAATTGTGGTTCTGCTTACAGATGGGGAAAATAACTCTGGGAATCACTTGCCCCTTGAAGCGGCTGGGCTGGCTAAGCAGTGGGGGATCCGCGTCTACACGATTAGTCTTGGGGATGCCGGCGGGGTTCAAGGAATCGACAAGGTCTTTGAGGAGTCTGAGTTCTCTACTGCGGAACTAACGCTCCAAAGGATCAGCGATGAAACCGGTGGAGTCTTTAGGCGAGCGCCCAACTATGAGGCTCTAAAATCGATATACGAGGAGATTGATTCCCTAGAGCGCTCGAGTATCGAAACGCGTTCCTTTGAGATCGTATCGGAATGGTATTGGCTGCCATTGACATTGGCGCTTCTTTTCTTGTGTGGGCGTATGATACTGCAAACCACTTGGCTGAGGGTCGCTTCATGA